The genome window CACTCGCATCGCCACATTGACGAGCATCCTGTCGGCGGTTCTTGCGCCAACCAAAGAAACCGAAGCGCTCTGGGCCGAACCGACGATTGGAACCGTCAGTTGCGGGCAACCGCTGAGGCCTGAGAGACAGAGAAACTTGATGCAGGTGGAGCGAAACGCAGCAAAGCTTTCCACCGTAGCATCACGCCTTGGTGGGCTCGTGGCCAATGTCGGAAGAGCGATAACGACGCCGTCGCCGAGCAATCGGTCGATCTCCCTCGAAAGGTTCTCTCGAACCCGGCGTGCCTCCCGCACCTCTTCCTCGCTCAGGCAAGATCCTGCCAGAAGACGCGCGGCGATGTCGGGTGCGATAGACTGCGGACTTCGCTCGAAAAATAATTTGTTGCTTTCCCAGGCTTCCTTTTGGAGAATGGTGACGAATGCCAAAGCAAGCTCGTCCAAGCTGAGCGAGCTGATCGAGCCTACCTCACGAACGGGGATGGCAGCCGATCGAAGAAAGGCGATCAATTGGTCCGCCACGTCTTGGTCGACGCTGTCAAAGATATTCGCGGCTATCAGAACAGACGACGGCCTGTCGTCTACTGCGGGTATCCCGACTGCACTCATGATTGCGGCCATTGGCTCCAGGCTTCTCGTCATGAAACCGGGCACGTCGAAGCTCGGTGCCAGGGGGCGCAGCGCTCCGGTGTCGAGGCTTCCATGTGTTGGCCGCCAGCCAACGAGCCCGTTGACGGCGGCAGGCAGTCGGATGGAGCCGGAGGTATCCGTCCCGAGGCCGATATCCGCAAGGCCTGCAGCGACCGCGACGGCTGAACCCGATGACGAGCCGCCAGGAATGATATCGGGATCGGAAGGATTGGTCGGCATGCCGAAATGGATGTTACCGCCGATGAGGGAATAGGCAAGTTCATCGGTATTGGTCTTGCCTATAAACCGGGCTCCCGCATCCAAAACCGTTTGCACTAGGGGTGCTGTCGATGTCTTGATGCCG of Rhizobium sp. NXC24 contains these proteins:
- a CDS encoding amidase family protein, with the translated sequence MQDRWNAFMPYPQVDVGHASAGPLSGLRLAVKDLFDVAGYPTAAGNAAVLAASGIKTSTAPLVQTVLDAGARFIGKTNTDELAYSLIGGNIHFGMPTNPSDPDIIPGGSSSGSAVAVAAGLADIGLGTDTSGSIRLPAAVNGLVGWRPTHGSLDTGALRPLAPSFDVPGFMTRSLEPMAAIMSAVGIPAVDDRPSSVLIAANIFDSVDQDVADQLIAFLRSAAIPVREVGSISSLSLDELALAFVTILQKEAWESNKLFFERSPQSIAPDIAARLLAGSCLSEEEVREARRVRENLSREIDRLLGDGVVIALPTLATSPPRRDATVESFAAFRSTCIKFLCLSGLSGCPQLTVPIVGSAQSASVSLVGARTADRMLVNVAMRVGD